The sequence below is a genomic window from Myxococcales bacterium.
GTCGCACCGACCACGACCGTTCCGTCGTCCTCGATGTCGATCGTGACGCCGGTCTCTTCGACTATCTTGCGGACGTTCTTTCCGCCAGGGCCGATGAGGTCTCCGATCCTGTCGACCGCTACCTTTATTATCGTAAGCTGAGGCGCATACGGCGAAAGGGCCTTGCGCGGAAGCGCGAGGGTTTCTTCCATCTTCGAAAGTATGTGCAACCTCGCATCGCGAGCCTGACGAAGCGCCTTATTGAGGATCTCTTTATCGATACCGCTTACCTTTATATCCATCTGAATGGCGGTAACTCCCTCGGCGGTTCCAGTGACCTTGAAGTCCATGTCGCCGAGATGATCCTCGTCGCCGAGGATATCCGTGAGTACCGCGGTAGTGTTTCCTTCCTGAATGAGCCCCATCGCAACGCCGGCAACCGGCGCCTTGATAGGAACTCCGGCATCCATCAGCGCAAGCGTCCCGCCACAGACGGTGGCCATCGAAGATGAACCATTGGACTCAAGGACTTCGGAGACTATTCGTATCGTGTACGGAAACACGCTTTCGTCCGGCAGAACCTTCCTAAGCGATCTCTCAGCAAGTGCGCCGTGACCTATCTCTCGCCTGCCCGCACCGCGCAAAAACTTCACTTCGCCAACCGAAAACGGCGGGAAGTTATAATGAAGCATGAACTTCTTGTAGTAATCCTCAGTAATATTTTCTATCAGCTGCTGATCCTTTTTTGTTCCAAGGGTTATCGTCGCAAGTGCCTGCGTCTCACCTCTCGTGAAGATCGCCGAACCGTGAGCCCTTGGCAGATAGCCTACATCGCATGATATCGGACGGACATCGGTCAACCCTCTGCCATCGATCCTCTTGCCATCCTTCACTATCATATTCCTTACCAAGTCGCGTTTGATCTCGCCGAACATCTCTTTGACTTCGTCCGTGAGCTTTCCATCGTCATCCGGCGGAACGAGTTCGGCAACGATCGCGGCCTTTAATTCATCCAACGCCGCGTACCTCTCCTGTTTTGTCGGGATCGTAACTGCTTTGAGCAGCCTATCGCTCAGGGCGGCCTCGAGCTTTTTTCTGATATCGGACAGATCGGGCAAAACAGGATCCTCCCACTTCTGTTTACCAACCTCTTTTTGAAGATCGAGCTGCACATCGATTGCAGGCTGCATCTCCGCATGAGCGAAGAGCAGCGCATCAACGAGATCACCTTCGGAGACCACGTTTGCGCCACCTTCAACCATCACGATCGCATCGCGGCTTCCGGCGACTATCATGTCGATATCGCTCTCCTGCCTCTGCGCGTAGGTCGGATTGATGATGAACTTTCCATCTATTCTTCCAACCCGGACGCCGGCAATCGGACCTTTGAACGGGTAAGGAGAAAGAGTCAGCGCCGCGGAAGCGCCGATGATGCCGAGGATGTCAGGATCTAGCTCGGGATCGGCGGAGAGCACGGTCGCTATCACCTGCGTCTCATTATAATATCCTTCCGGGAAAAGCGGCCTGACCGGACGATCTATGAGGCGGCTGATGAGGGTCTCCCTTTCGGTCGGCCTTCCCTCCCTCTTAAAAAATCCCCCCGGAAATTTGCCCGCCGCGAAGGTCTTCTCGACGTAATCCACCGAGAGCGGAAGGAAGGAGCGATTTTCGGAAGGCTCCTTTCTAGCCTGCGCGGTGACAAGCACCAAGTTGTCACCATATCTGACGGTTACAGAGCCTTCGGCCTGTTTGGCTATGCGCCCCGTTTCGATAGTCAGGGCCTTACCGCCCAACTGTATTTCGACTTTCTTAACCATAACTTTCTCCTTTTGAATCGCCGATAACAGTTCCCATCAGTTAACATCGCCCTGCGATGCACCCAGTCCACAAACCGCTGGAATGGAGCTTCGCAAGCCGGTGTTAACAGACGTTAACCGTTATCGGATATGTTGATAACAAATCGTAATCTCCGGAAATAATCATTCGGCGAGACTCAGGAGGGTGATAACTGATAACTTAAAAAAAAGCTCGCCTCTTATCCAGGCGAGCTGTTGTTAAAATTATCAGCACCCTCCTCGTTCAAAAGCCGACCCTTACTTCCTTATGCCGAGCCTAGCGATGAGATCCCTGTAGCGGCTGTCATCGACCTTCTTGAGATAGCTCAAAAGCTTACGTCGGCGCCCAACCATCATCAGCAGACCGCGGCGGCTGGCATGATCTTTCTTATGAGCGTCGAAGTGCCCGGCAAGCTTGTCAATCCTCTTCGTGAGGATGGCGACCTGCACCTCAGGCGAACCGGTGTCACCTTCGTGCGTGCGGTAGCTGTCGATCAACTCTTTTTTCGTCTGTTGCGTCATTGTCATAGTGGAGGGCTCCCCTATCATGTGCTCTTGGCGCTGTAAAGCTATTTTTAAAGAATTTTTAAAGAAAATGAATAATTTCAAGGAACCTCTGAAAAGCTAGCTGTAACAATAACTTCGACCATGGAGAATTGAGCATCGACCAAAAGATCAAGAAGCTAGAATCTAGAAGTGAGAAGCGAGATTTCTACAGGCGAGATTTTTCTAGCTTCTAGCCTCTCGCTTCTAGCTTCTGTTTTTCCCCGGTCACGGCTGTT
It includes:
- the pnp gene encoding polyribonucleotide nucleotidyltransferase produces the protein MVKKVEIQLGGKALTIETGRIAKQAEGSVTVRYGDNLVLVTAQARKEPSENRSFLPLSVDYVEKTFAAGKFPGGFFKREGRPTERETLISRLIDRPVRPLFPEGYYNETQVIATVLSADPELDPDILGIIGASAALTLSPYPFKGPIAGVRVGRIDGKFIINPTYAQRQESDIDMIVAGSRDAIVMVEGGANVVSEGDLVDALLFAHAEMQPAIDVQLDLQKEVGKQKWEDPVLPDLSDIRKKLEAALSDRLLKAVTIPTKQERYAALDELKAAIVAELVPPDDDGKLTDEVKEMFGEIKRDLVRNMIVKDGKRIDGRGLTDVRPISCDVGYLPRAHGSAIFTRGETQALATITLGTKKDQQLIENITEDYYKKFMLHYNFPPFSVGEVKFLRGAGRREIGHGALAERSLRKVLPDESVFPYTIRIVSEVLESNGSSSMATVCGGTLALMDAGVPIKAPVAGVAMGLIQEGNTTAVLTDILGDEDHLGDMDFKVTGTAEGVTAIQMDIKVSGIDKEILNKALRQARDARLHILSKMEETLALPRKALSPYAPQLTIIKVAVDRIGDLIGPGGKNVRKIVEETGVTIDIEDDGTVVVGATDQASGNLALKLIKRATASPDAGKYYRGKVVRIADFGAFVEIFPKVDGLLHISQIDNSRIKQVSDVLKVGDEVVVKVLEIDAESGKIRLSRKDAFGHESEVEEV
- the rpsO gene encoding 30S ribosomal protein S15 — translated: MTMTQQTKKELIDSYRTHEGDTGSPEVQVAILTKRIDKLAGHFDAHKKDHASRRGLLMMVGRRRKLLSYLKKVDDSRYRDLIARLGIRK